The Sphingosinicellaceae bacterium genome includes the window GGTCCTCCGCATCATTCGGATCAGCGGGGATCGCGATCGTAGTTTCTTTGCTCACCGGCGTTACTCCTCCTGACCGAGATCATCCTAACCGTGTTGCCGCGCCAGACGTGGACGGCTGTGTAGAGTTTGCCGTCGACCAGCCCGACCGCCTTGAAACGCTCTTCCTCGTCGCCGATGCGGATCGTTGGCAGGATGTCGACGGCCTCGTCGTCGAACACCCGACGCCCGAACGCGAGCGCGACGCCGTGCTTGAAGCGATTGACTTCGTCCTTGTCGGCATCGAATTCGACCTGCATCCAATACTGTGTGTATCACTCATGCGCCCGGTGATACAAGTTGTATCACTTGCCCCCCTCTCCCCCCGCCTTACGTTCCACCTCCGATGCAAGCCTTCGCCGCCCTCCTCGACGCGCTCCTCTACACGCGGTCGCGCAATGCCAAGCTGCGGCTGATCGGGGATTATCTGACGCACACGCCCGACCCTGACCGGGGCTGGGCGCTGGCGGCGTTGACCGGGGGGCTGAGCCTCAAGGCGGTGCAGCCGAAGCTGATCCGGACGCTGATGGAGGACCGGGTCGACCCTGTCCTGTTCGCGATGAGCTATGACTATGTCGGCGACCTGGCGGAGACGGTGGCGCTGTTGTGGCCCGACCCACCGGTGGCGGAGACGCGGCCGTCGCCGTCGCTGAACGAGGTCGTCGAGCGGCTGCACGGCCTGGCGCGGCTCGATGCGCCGCGGGTGATGACCG containing:
- a CDS encoding BrnT family toxin encodes the protein MQVEFDADKDEVNRFKHGVALAFGRRVFDDEAVDILPTIRIGDEEERFKAVGLVDGKLYTAVHVWRGNTVRMISVRRSNAGEQRNYDRDPR